Proteins from a single region of Natrinema salifodinae:
- a CDS encoding glutathione S-transferase N-terminal domain-containing protein has protein sequence MLELYQAEQCPHSTEVREKLTELGVSYVIHNPRLPGDEGGDVLNEWAHQAMTDLGGEDSIPFLVDTDRGEQRYESDEIVNYLEEHYG, from the coding sequence ATGCTCGAACTCTACCAGGCGGAACAGTGTCCGCACAGCACCGAGGTCCGCGAGAAACTCACGGAGTTGGGCGTCTCGTACGTAATTCACAACCCCCGGCTCCCGGGCGACGAGGGGGGCGACGTGTTGAACGAGTGGGCTCACCAGGCGATGACGGACCTCGGTGGCGAGGATTCGATTCCGTTCCTCGTGGACACGGACCGAGGAGAACAACGGTACGAGAGCGACGAGATCGTCAACTACCTCGAAGAACACTACGGCTGA
- a CDS encoding HalOD1 output domain-containing protein codes for MDTQPSNRSSSHDRVSIRVVETVAAADGIDPLDVSPPLHDVIDPSALDALFEPTQAGHRPGGTVTFAYRGHWVRVESDGRVTLVSESESDPGPETKRNSGVQPETESR; via the coding sequence ATGGATACCCAGCCATCCAACCGGTCTTCGTCCCACGATCGGGTTTCGATCCGCGTCGTCGAGACGGTCGCGGCCGCGGACGGTATCGACCCGCTCGACGTCTCGCCGCCACTCCACGACGTCATCGATCCGTCCGCGCTGGACGCCCTCTTCGAACCGACGCAAGCCGGCCATCGGCCAGGCGGCACCGTCACGTTCGCCTACCGCGGCCACTGGGTGCGCGTCGAGAGCGACGGCCGGGTGACACTCGTCTCGGAATCCGAATCCGATCCCGGACCGGAGACCAAAAGGAATTCAGGAGTTCAGCCGGAGACGGAGTCACGATGA
- a CDS encoding Lrp/AsnC family transcriptional regulator codes for MDIDSTDHAILYLLQAESRADFTHDEIAERIDVSSSTVSNRLQRLREGGVLEKFDPVINYEAAGAPHHLLFVCTAPISERKSLCERVIEVENVVNTRELLTGTQNLHVEVVGMDAADVEAVTEELDALGLEIERSEMLRSEYSQPFDHFGAEAVDESE; via the coding sequence GTGGATATCGATAGTACGGATCACGCGATTCTGTACCTCTTACAGGCGGAGAGTCGAGCGGACTTTACGCACGACGAGATCGCCGAACGGATCGATGTCTCCTCGAGCACCGTCAGCAACCGCCTTCAGCGGCTCAGAGAGGGGGGCGTCCTCGAGAAGTTCGATCCGGTGATCAACTACGAGGCGGCGGGTGCACCCCACCACCTCCTGTTCGTCTGTACGGCGCCGATCTCCGAGCGAAAGAGCCTCTGCGAGCGCGTGATCGAGGTCGAGAACGTCGTCAACACCCGCGAACTGCTGACCGGCACCCAGAACCTCCACGTCGAAGTCGTCGGCATGGACGCCGCAGACGTCGAAGCGGTCACGGAAGAATTAGACGCCCTCGGGCTCGAGATTGAACGGTCGGAGATGCTCAGGTCGGAGTACAGCCAGCCGTTCGACCACTTCGGCGCCGAAGCGGTCGACGAATCGGAGTAG
- a CDS encoding HAD family hydrolase, translating to MVLERDYDFWLLDLDGTLVDVEWSYTREIFDHVGNRLGREFTDREAEIIWNGLTGSRDRQLEEWGVDPREFWAAFHEEEDPTVRAEQTFLHEDAEFVADLDVPVGLVTHCQEFLAEPVLDHVGIRDWFDARLCCTEETGWKPDPEPVQSVMNELGVGHNGHRGVLAGDGACDVGAAWNAGLDAVHVERVGHEQRGRCVLGDYRVRSFDELY from the coding sequence ATGGTCCTCGAGCGCGACTACGATTTCTGGTTGCTCGACCTCGACGGCACCCTCGTCGACGTCGAGTGGTCCTACACGCGGGAGATCTTCGACCACGTCGGCAACCGGCTCGGCCGCGAGTTCACCGACCGGGAAGCCGAGATCATCTGGAACGGCCTGACCGGCTCCCGGGATCGCCAACTGGAGGAGTGGGGTGTCGATCCCCGAGAGTTCTGGGCGGCCTTCCACGAGGAGGAGGATCCAACGGTGCGGGCCGAACAGACCTTCCTCCACGAGGACGCGGAATTCGTCGCAGATCTCGATGTCCCGGTCGGCCTGGTCACCCACTGCCAGGAGTTCCTCGCCGAGCCCGTTCTGGATCACGTCGGGATCCGCGACTGGTTCGACGCGCGACTGTGCTGTACCGAGGAGACGGGCTGGAAGCCGGACCCCGAACCCGTCCAGTCCGTCATGAACGAACTCGGCGTCGGACACAACGGCCATCGAGGCGTGCTCGCGGGCGACGGTGCCTGCGACGTCGGTGCGGCCTGGAACGCCGGGCTCGACGCAGTCCACGTCGAACGCGTCGGTCACGAGCAGCGGGGCCGATGCGTCCTCGGCGATTACCGCGTCCGGTCGTTCGACGAACTCTACTGA